The following coding sequences are from one Eucalyptus grandis isolate ANBG69807.140 chromosome 11, ASM1654582v1, whole genome shotgun sequence window:
- the LOC120289679 gene encoding receptor-like protein 7 produces the protein MANSSPPAEHPLCGDHEKLALLQFKQSFAIETSEFCDFSIVESWGSEKSKDCCSWGGLHCDEDTGHVVGLDLSSGCLFGFLSPNSTLFSLVHLQELNLAKNHFNFSEIPSSLARLTKLKYLNFSKSFFSGQIPREISMLSDLRSLDLSVDNVSSVEHPSELSGPVFRSLIQNLSRLEELHLGWLTINSAIPHLMANLSSLRSLLLTDCGLHGDLPERVFHLPNLQFLDARYNQDLTGHFPEFPSGSPLRSLRLTGTSLSGQLPGSIGALNLLGELSIKDCRFSGSVPSSITNLTQLVVLDLSNNTLSGRISSLGNLTELTYLTLDTNNFTSGSFQWIGRLSRLTTLDLSAIALNGEIPSSFANLSRISYLGLGFCHLRGHILPWLMNLTHLTGLDLCYNDLEGPIPTSLSRLVNLRYLNLYSNMLNGTLSLDTLTRLKRLSILHLSGNDIMLLHNSANATLSKLTVLGLSKCNLNRFPNFLRSQDKLEWMDLSYNGISGQVPRWFLSISRGTLQYLNISHNRLTEFEQQSKFFPWTRLHTIDLRFNMFRGPVLIPPASSLYFLLSNNKFMGEIPPMICNLESLVALDLSYNRLNGMLPTCLGNISGSLSILNLRSNNFQGPIPRNWTNARSLKMVDLSQNRLEEQVPRSLASCEMLEFLDLGDNLVNDTFPSWLGTSPRLSILILRSNAFHGPIGKPKTKSDFPKLRIIDLSHNQFTGRLPSEYFQLWEAMKLSDKKLLAYMQQSLMPTTVPIYTYYGDYDYSLSMNNKGIQMVYMKILDVLMAIDLSANQFEGEIPETIGNLIGLYALNLSHNVLTGQIPSSMGNIEVLESLDLSQNKLTGRIPQQLTRLNFLALFNVSYNLLSGPIPKGGQFNTFLHASYLENSGLCGSPLSKECGDPASSPPTKEDEDSGFLPGLSWQAVVIGYGTGLCVGLVIGLAFDRRNLRSLFMLLKSKVTFFL, from the coding sequence ATGGCGAATTCATCTCCTCCTGCTGAGCATCCACTGTGCGGTGATCATGAGAAGCTTGCCTTGTTGCAGTTCAAGCAAAGCTTTGCTATTGAAACTTCTGAATTTTGTGACTTCTCGATAGTAGAATCATGGGGCTCAGAGAAGAGCAAAGATTGCTGCTCGTGGGGTGGGCTCCACTGCGACGAGGATACTGGCCATGTGGTTGGCCTTGATCTCAGTTCCGGTTGCCTCTTTGGTTTTCTCAGTCCAAACAGCACTCTCTTCAGCCTTGTGCACCTCCAAGAACTTAATCTAGCTAAGAACCACTTCAATTTCTCCGAAATCCCATCCTCGCTTGCCCGTTTGACAAAGTTGAAGTACCTCAACTTCTCAAAATCTTTCTTCTCGGGGCAAATCCCACGAGAGATATCCATGCTCTCAGACTTGAGGTCTCTTGATTTGTCCGTGGACAATGTCTCGTCTGTTGAACATCCATCAGAATTGAGCGGTCCTGTTTTCAGGAGCCTAATTCAGAACCTGAGTAGACTAGAGGAACTTCACCTTGGTTGGCTCACCATAAATTCTGCGATTCCTCATCTAATGGCAAACTTGTCTTCTTTGAGATCACTCCTTCTGACAGATTGTGGGTTACATGGGGATCTCCCGGAGAGGGTTTTTCATCTGCCGAATTTGCAATTTCTCGATGCCCGGTATAACCAGGACCTCACAGGCCATTTCCCTGAATTCCCTAGCGGAAGTCCACTCCGGTCTTTGAGGCTAACAGGAACTAGTCTTTCAGGCCAATTGCCGGGCTCGATTGGAGCTCTGAACCTTTTAGGTGAGCTATCCATCAAAGATTGCCGTTTCTCAGGCTCTGTTCCATCTTCGATTACCAATCTCACTCAGCTGGTGGTCCTAGACCTCTCAAACAATACCCTGAGTGGCCGAATCTCTTCTTTGGGAAACCTCACCGAGCTCACTTATTTGACCCTTGACACCAACAACTTTACTAGCGGAAGCTTCCAATGGATAGGGAGGCTATCCAGACTAACTACTTTGGATCTCAGTGCTATCGCCCTAAACGGCgaaattccatcttcttttgcaAATCTAAGCCGAATTTCTTACTTAGGCCTAGGCTTCTGTCATTTACGGGGTCACATTCTGCCATGGCTGATGAATTTGACACACTTGACCGGTTTGGATCTCTGTTACAATGATTTGGAAGGTCCAATCCCAACCTCGCTTTCCAGACTTGTAAATCTCAGGTATCTTAACCTTTACTCGAATATGTTGAATGGAACGCTGTCCTTAGACACACTCACTCGCCTCAAACGACTGAGCATCCTGCATCTTTCGGGCAACGATATCATGCTCTTGCACAATAGTGCCAATGCGACACTGAGCAAGCTGACTGTCTTGGGATTGTCGAAGTGCAACTTAAACAGGTTCCCCAATTTTTTACGGAGCCAAGACAAGCTAGAGTGGATGGACTTATCGTACAATGGCATAAGTGGTCAGGTGCCTCGATGGTTCTTAAGCATAAGTAGAGGAACCCTACAGTATCTGAATATTTCTCATAATCGTCTCACGGAATTTGAACAGCAATCAAAGTTCTTCCCTTGGACTAGGCTGCACACTATAGACCTCAGATTTAATATGTTTCGAGGGCCGGTCCTGATTCCACCTGCATCCAGCCTCTACTTTTTACTCTCAAACAACAAATTTATGGGGGAGATACCACCAATGATCTGCAACTTGGAATCCCTAGTTGCGCTTGATTTGTCTTATAACAGATTAAACGGCATGCTTCCAACGTGTCTGGGCAACATCAGTGGTTCTCTTTCAATACTGAATCTTCGGAGCAACAACTTTCAGGGTCCCATTCCTCGAAACTGGACGAATGCAAGAAGCCTAAAGATGGTTGATCTGAGTCAAAATAGACTCGAGGAGCAGGTACCCAGATCATTAGCAAGTTGTGAAATGCTGGAGTTTCTGGATCTCGGAGACAATCTGGTCAATGATACTTTCCCTTCTTGGTTGGGAACTAGTCCTAGATTGAGCATTCTCATCCTGCGATCAAATGCATTCCACGGTCCAATTGGGAAGCCCAAAACCAAGTCTGATTTCCCTAAGCTCCGTATCATTGATCTCTCGCACAACCAGTTTACAGGACGGTTACCATCTGAATACTTCCAACTTTGGGAAGCCATGAAATTATCTGACAAAAAACTACTTGCATATATGCAACAAAGTCTTATGCCCACCACCGTGCCCATATACACGTACTACGGCGATTATGACTACTCCTTGTCGATGAACAACAAGGGCATACAAATGGTATACATGAAGATTTTGGATGTTTTGATGGCCATTGATTTGTCCGCAAACCAATTTGAAGGAGAGATTCCTGAAACCATCGGAAATCTCATAGGACTTTACGCTCTTAATCTCTCTCACAATGTGCTCACAGGTCAAATCCCATCTTCGATGGGGAACATCGAAGTACTCGAATCGCTGGATCTGTCTCAGAACAAGCTGACAGGGCGAATCCCACAGCAGCTGACTCGGCTCAATTTCCTCGCCCTGTTTAACGTGTCTTATAACTTGCTTTCAGGACCTATACCAAAAGGAGGGCAATTCAATACGTTCCTCCATGCTTCATATTTGGAGAATTCGGGGCTTTGTGGGAGTCCATTATCAAAGGAATGTGGAGATCCGGCCTCATCGCCACCAactaaagaagatgaagattccgGGTTTTTGCCTGGTCTTAGTTGGCAAGCAGTTGTCATAGGATATGGAACTGGCCTATGCGTTGGACTAGTTATTGGCCTCGCCTTTGACAGACGAAACCTGAGAAGCTTGTTCATGCTACTCAAATCCAAGGTTACTTTTTTCTTATAG
- the LOC104430963 gene encoding uncharacterized protein LOC104430963, which translates to MTLATFTDPSNGYLVDDTCVFGAEILVIKNSGLGECLTPIEGTSYTQEWKISKFSTLAEVRLLPMGESAERNKSLSIHLALANSGILDLRQKVNASFTIRLRLKDGTVYAEQTAKNSLWFSHLSPSWGWPRYASLERVQDYLVDNECVVEAEVTILGTDRQLPRLLGSSS; encoded by the exons ATGACGTTAGCGACTTTCACTGACCCGTCCAATGGATACCTCGTCGACGACACCTGTGTTTTTGGAGCGGAGATTCTCGTCATCAAGAATTCGGGCTTGGGCGAATGTTTGACACCAATAGAGGGTACATCATATACacaggaatggaagatatcAAAATTCTCGACTTTGGC GGAGGTGCGCCTCCTTCCCATGGGTGAATCGGCAGAGAGGAACAAAAGCCTCTCGATACATCTTGCTCTGGCCAACTCAGGGATACTCGATCTTCGGCAGAAAGTCAACGCAAGCTTCACCATTCGGTTGAGACTCAAAGATGGCACTGTTTATGCGGAGCAGACGGCTAAAA ATTCGCTTTGGTTCAGTCATTTGAGCCCTTCGTGGGGTTGGCCTCGCTATGCGTCGCTGGAAAGGGTTCAAGATTACCTTGTGGACAATGAATGTGTCGTTGAGGCTGAAGTCACCATTCTTGGCACAGATAGACAACTGCCCCGGTTATTGGGTTCGAGCTCATGA